One region of Halomonas huangheensis genomic DNA includes:
- a CDS encoding pseudouridine synthase codes for MSQPLPILYQDDHLVAVHKPAGMLVHRSPLATDASEFLVQRLRDQIGQRVYPVHRLDRPTSGIILFALSSNIASRLSQSFSEHQIDKRYLAVVRGVGPVEQCINRPLREEDGIRPKAEMPAMDAVTEVRRLDSVELPVQVDRYPQTRYSLMAVHPLSGRRHQIRRHLSGIGYPIIGDAKHGKGNHNRFFRDRLDCGRLLLSATSLRFEHPVLRTSLTLICPLDACMTQLFARFGWNAHLPRPAPSPCSATPYSASACSASPEVPHP; via the coding sequence ATGTCGCAGCCACTGCCCATCCTCTATCAGGACGACCATCTTGTCGCCGTACACAAGCCGGCCGGGATGCTGGTGCACCGCAGCCCGCTGGCCACTGACGCCAGCGAGTTTCTGGTGCAGCGTCTGCGCGATCAGATCGGGCAACGCGTCTATCCCGTGCATCGCCTCGACCGTCCGACTTCGGGCATCATCCTGTTTGCCCTGTCATCGAATATCGCCTCGCGGTTGTCCCAGAGCTTCAGCGAGCACCAGATCGACAAACGCTACCTTGCGGTAGTGAGAGGCGTTGGCCCCGTCGAGCAGTGTATCAACCGCCCATTGCGTGAAGAGGATGGCATCCGTCCCAAGGCCGAGATGCCGGCCATGGACGCTGTCACAGAAGTGCGCCGACTCGATAGTGTCGAATTGCCGGTGCAGGTCGACCGCTATCCGCAGACACGCTATTCACTGATGGCGGTGCACCCATTGAGTGGTCGTCGCCACCAGATCCGACGTCATCTTTCCGGCATCGGTTACCCGATCATCGGCGATGCCAAGCATGGCAAGGGCAACCACAATCGTTTCTTCCGCGACCGGCTGGACTGTGGCCGCCTGCTGCTCAGCGCCACAAGCCTGCGCTTCGAGCACCCCGTTCTCCGTACTTCGCTCACACTGATCTGTCCGCTGGATGCCTGTATGACTCAGCTCTTCGCACGATTCGGCTGGAATGCGCATCTTCCGCGCCCGGCGCCATCCCCCTGTTCAGCAACCCCGTATTCAGCCTCCGCCTGTTCAGCATCTCCCGAGGTCCCCCATCCATGA